One segment of Mycobacterium spongiae DNA contains the following:
- a CDS encoding cytochrome c: protein MKKLGFARSGGGTTPGGDQKQRRLGARAKRRLRRRLSGGLLLLIALTIAGGLAAVLTPTPQVAVADESGSAMLRTGKQLFDTSCVSCHGANLQGVPDHGPSLIGVGEAAVYFQVSTGRMPAMRGEAQAPRKDPIFDEAQTDALGAYVQANGGGPAVVRNPDGSIAMESLRGDDLGRGGDLFRLNCSSCHNFTGKGGALSSGKYAPDLRPANEQQILAAMLTGPQNMPRFSDRQLSFEAKKDIIAYVRTITEPRQPGGYGLGGFGPAPEGMVAWIIGMVAAIGLALWIGARS from the coding sequence TTGAAGAAACTGGGGTTTGCTCGATCAGGTGGCGGTACCACGCCCGGTGGCGATCAGAAACAACGCCGACTGGGAGCTCGCGCCAAACGCCGCCTTCGGCGTCGCCTGTCGGGGGGGCTACTGCTGCTGATAGCGCTCACCATCGCCGGCGGGCTTGCAGCAGTTCTCACCCCGACGCCGCAGGTCGCGGTCGCCGACGAATCTGGCTCGGCGATGCTGCGCACTGGCAAGCAGCTGTTCGACACCTCCTGCGTGTCCTGCCACGGCGCCAACTTGCAGGGCGTACCCGACCACGGACCCAGCCTGATCGGCGTCGGTGAGGCTGCCGTCTACTTCCAAGTGTCGACCGGCCGCATGCCCGCCATGCGTGGCGAGGCTCAGGCGCCGCGCAAAGACCCAATCTTCGACGAGGCGCAGACCGACGCGCTCGGGGCCTACGTGCAGGCCAATGGCGGCGGCCCGGCGGTGGTGCGCAACCCCGACGGCAGCATTGCGATGGAATCGCTACGCGGCGACGACCTCGGCCGCGGCGGCGACTTGTTCCGGCTCAACTGCTCGTCGTGCCACAACTTCACCGGCAAGGGTGGGGCCTTGTCGTCGGGCAAGTACGCGCCCGACCTCAGGCCGGCCAATGAGCAGCAAATCCTCGCCGCGATGTTGACCGGCCCACAGAACATGCCGAGGTTCTCCGACCGCCAGCTCTCGTTCGAGGCCAAGAAAGACATCATCGCCTACGTGCGCACCATTACCGAACCGCGACAGCCAGGGGGTTACGGCCTCGGCGGATTCGGGCCTGCGCCTGAGGGCATGGTTGCGTGGATTATCGGGATGGTTGCCGCCATCGGGCTGGCTCTGTGGATTGGGGCGCGATCATGA
- a CDS encoding cytochrome b, whose translation MSPKTPKIGDVLARQGEDIDTRYHPAAALRRQLNKVFPTHWSFLLGEIALYSFVILLITGVYLTLFFDPSMLEVTYNGVYQPLRGVEMSRAYESALDISFEVRGGLFVRQIHHWAALLFAASIMVHLARIFFTGAFRRPREANWVIGSLLLILAMFEGYFGYSLPDDLLSGIGLRAALSSITLGMPVIGTWLHWALFDGDFPGTILIPRLYALHILLLPGLILALIGLHLALVWFQKHTQFPGPGRTERNVVGVRVMPVFAFKSGAFFASIVGVLGLMGGLLQINPIWNLGPYKPSHVSAGSQPDFYMMWTEGLARIWPPWEFYFWHHTIPAAVWVAVIMGLIFVLLPAYPFLEKRFTGDRAHHNLLQRPRDVPVRTAIGAMAISFYMLLTLAAMNDIIALKFHISLNATTWIGRIGMVILPPLVYFIAYRWCIGLQRSDRAVLEHGIETGIIKRLPHGAYIELHQPLGPVDDHGHPIPLEYQGAALPKRMNKLGSAGSPGRGSFLTADPAAEDAALREADHAAEQRVLTALREHQEDISGSPNGEH comes from the coding sequence ATGAGTCCGAAGACCCCGAAAATCGGCGATGTCCTCGCGCGCCAAGGCGAGGACATCGATACCCGCTATCACCCGGCGGCGGCCCTGCGTCGCCAGCTCAACAAGGTGTTCCCGACCCACTGGTCGTTTTTGCTGGGCGAGATCGCGCTCTACAGCTTCGTCATACTGCTGATCACCGGCGTGTACCTGACGCTGTTCTTCGACCCGTCGATGCTCGAAGTCACCTACAACGGCGTCTACCAACCCCTGCGTGGAGTGGAAATGTCGCGCGCCTACGAATCGGCGCTGGACATTTCCTTCGAGGTCCGCGGCGGCCTGTTCGTCCGCCAGATCCACCACTGGGCCGCCTTGTTGTTCGCCGCGTCGATCATGGTGCACCTGGCGCGCATCTTCTTCACCGGAGCATTCCGGCGACCCCGCGAAGCCAATTGGGTCATCGGTTCGCTGCTGCTGATCCTGGCCATGTTCGAGGGCTACTTCGGCTACTCACTGCCCGACGACCTCCTGTCGGGCATCGGTCTGCGGGCGGCCCTGTCGTCGATCACGCTGGGCATGCCGGTCATCGGGACCTGGCTGCACTGGGCACTGTTCGACGGCGACTTCCCGGGTACGATTTTGATCCCCCGGCTCTACGCGCTGCACATTCTGCTGCTGCCGGGACTCATCCTGGCCCTCATCGGGCTGCATCTGGCATTGGTGTGGTTCCAGAAGCACACCCAATTCCCCGGCCCGGGACGCACCGAACGCAACGTCGTCGGTGTGCGCGTGATGCCGGTGTTCGCATTCAAGTCCGGCGCGTTTTTTGCGTCCATCGTCGGTGTGCTGGGTCTGATGGGTGGGCTGCTACAGATCAACCCGATCTGGAATCTGGGTCCCTACAAGCCATCCCATGTCTCGGCCGGCTCGCAGCCGGACTTCTATATGATGTGGACCGAAGGCCTGGCCCGCATCTGGCCGCCCTGGGAGTTCTACTTCTGGCACCACACCATTCCTGCTGCCGTCTGGGTGGCGGTAATCATGGGCCTGATTTTCGTGCTGCTACCGGCCTACCCGTTCCTGGAGAAGCGGTTCACCGGCGACCGCGCCCACCACAACCTGCTGCAACGCCCGCGCGACGTTCCGGTGCGCACCGCTATCGGCGCCATGGCGATCTCGTTCTACATGTTGCTCACACTGGCGGCGATGAACGACATCATCGCGTTGAAGTTCCATATCTCGTTGAACGCGACGACCTGGATCGGACGCATCGGGATGGTGATCCTTCCCCCGCTGGTCTACTTCATCGCCTACCGGTGGTGCATCGGGCTGCAGCGCAGCGACCGAGCGGTGCTCGAACACGGCATCGAGACCGGCATCATCAAGCGGCTGCCACACGGCGCCTACATCGAGCTGCATCAGCCGCTTGGCCCCGTCGACGACCACGGCCACCCGATCCCGCTGGAATACCAGGGCGCCGCACTGCCCAAACGCATGAACAAGCTGGGCTCGGCCGGATCACCCGGCCGGGGCAGCTTCCTGACCGCCGATCCGGCAGCAGAGGACGCAGCACTACGCGAAGCGGACCACGCCGCCGAACAACGCGTCCTGACCGCATTGCGCGAACACCAGGAGGACATCTCCGGCTCACCCAACGGCGAGCACTAG
- a CDS encoding DUF2561 family protein → MVSRYSAYRRGTNAVSPEIIDRILIGACAAVWLVLVGVSVAAVVALVDLGRGFHQMARNPHTTWVLYAIIVVSALIIAGAIPVLMRARQLARAEPGGRPVGPSARSGRPIRPGYSAKRTPASTPQAPKVKAVDEPVEFTGEAVDRAWLRGTVALAGTIGIALIAVATATYLMAVGHEGASWVVYALAGVVTAAMPAIEWLHVRQLRRVIAEQ, encoded by the coding sequence ATGGTCTCCCGATATTCCGCATACCGGCGTGGGACGAACGCCGTCTCGCCGGAGATCATCGATCGCATTCTGATCGGGGCATGCGCCGCGGTCTGGTTGGTGCTCGTGGGTGTCAGCGTTGCCGCGGTGGTCGCTTTGGTGGACCTGGGCCGGGGCTTTCATCAGATGGCGAGGAACCCGCACACCACGTGGGTGCTGTACGCAATCATCGTGGTATCGGCACTGATCATTGCCGGGGCGATCCCGGTGCTGATGCGGGCTCGCCAACTGGCCCGGGCCGAACCGGGTGGGCGGCCGGTAGGTCCATCGGCACGGAGCGGACGACCCATCAGGCCCGGGTATTCGGCGAAACGTACCCCCGCGTCGACCCCACAGGCACCGAAGGTCAAGGCAGTCGACGAGCCCGTCGAGTTCACCGGGGAGGCGGTCGACCGGGCTTGGCTGCGTGGAACGGTCGCGTTGGCGGGCACGATCGGCATCGCGCTGATCGCGGTAGCGACTGCCACCTACCTCATGGCCGTCGGCCATGAGGGCGCGTCCTGGGTGGTCTACGCGCTGGCGGGGGTCGTCACTGCGGCAATGCCGGCAATAGAGTGGTTACATGTTCGGCAATTGCGCCGCGTGATCGCCGAACAGTAG
- a CDS encoding cytochrome b produces MGDVLARQGEDIDTRYHPSAALRRQLNKVFPTHWSFLLGEIALYSFVVLLITGVYLTLFFDPSMLEVSYNGVYQPLRGVEMSRAYESALDISFEVRGGLFVRQVHHWAALLFAASIMVHLARIFFTGAFRRPREANWVIGSLLLILAMFEGYFGYSLPDDLLSGIGLRAAFSSITLGMPVIGTWLHWVLFAGDFPGDIIIPRLYALHILLLPGIMLALIGLHLALVWFQKHTQFPGPGRTERNVVGVRVMPVFAFKSGAFFASIVGVLGLMGGLLQINPIWNLGPYKPSHVSAGSQPDFYMMWPDGLARLWPPWEFYFWHHTVPASVWVAVIMGLVFVLLPAYPFLEKRFTGDRAHHNLLQRPRDVPVRTAIGAMAISFYMLLTLASINDLIALKFHISLNATTWIGRIGMVILPPLVYFITYRWCIGLQRSDRAVLEHGIETGIIKRLPHGAYIELHQPLGPVDDHGHPIPLEYQGAPLPKRMNKLGSAGSPGRGSFLVADPPAEDAALREADHAAEQRALTALRDHQEDISGSPNGEH; encoded by the coding sequence ATGGGCGATGTCCTCGCGCGCCAAGGCGAGGACATCGATACCCGCTATCACCCGTCAGCCGCGTTACGCCGTCAGCTCAACAAGGTGTTCCCGACCCACTGGTCGTTCTTGCTGGGCGAGATCGCGCTCTACAGCTTCGTCGTGCTGCTGATCACCGGCGTGTACCTGACGCTGTTCTTCGACCCGTCGATGCTCGAAGTGAGCTACAACGGCGTCTACCAGCCCTTGCGTGGAGTGGAGATGTCGCGCGCCTACGAATCGGCGCTGGACATTTCCTTCGAGGTCCGCGGGGGCCTGTTCGTCCGCCAGGTCCACCACTGGGCCGCCTTGTTGTTCGCCGCGTCGATCATGGTGCACCTGGCGCGCATCTTCTTCACCGGAGCATTCCGGCGGCCCCGCGAAGCCAATTGGGTCATCGGTTCGCTGTTGCTCATCCTGGCCATGTTTGAGGGCTACTTCGGCTACTCACTCCCCGACGACCTGCTGTCGGGCATCGGTCTCCGCGCAGCGTTCTCGTCGATCACATTGGGCATGCCGGTCATCGGGACCTGGCTGCACTGGGTGCTGTTCGCGGGCGATTTCCCCGGTGACATCATCATTCCCCGGCTCTACGCGCTGCACATTCTGCTGCTGCCGGGAATCATGCTGGCGTTGATCGGGCTGCATCTGGCATTGGTGTGGTTCCAGAAGCACACCCAATTCCCCGGCCCGGGACGCACCGAACGCAACGTCGTCGGTGTGCGCGTGATGCCGGTGTTCGCATTCAAGTCCGGCGCGTTTTTCGCGTCCATCGTCGGTGTGCTGGGTCTGATGGGTGGGCTGCTACAGATCAACCCGATCTGGAATCTGGGTCCCTACAAGCCATCCCATGTCTCGGCCGGCTCGCAGCCGGACTTTTACATGATGTGGCCCGACGGATTGGCCAGGCTATGGCCGCCGTGGGAGTTCTATTTCTGGCATCACACCGTTCCCGCCTCGGTCTGGGTGGCGGTGATCATGGGCCTGGTTTTCGTCCTGCTACCGGCCTACCCGTTCCTGGAGAAGCGGTTCACCGGCGACCGCGCCCACCACAACCTGCTGCAACGCCCGCGCGACGTTCCGGTGCGCACCGCTATCGGCGCCATGGCGATCTCGTTCTACATGCTGCTCACACTGGCATCCATTAACGATCTCATCGCGTTGAAGTTCCACATCTCGTTGAACGCGACGACCTGGATCGGACGCATCGGGATGGTGATCCTTCCCCCGCTGGTCTACTTCATCACCTACCGGTGGTGCATCGGGCTGCAGCGCAGCGACCGAGCGGTGCTCGAACACGGCATCGAGACCGGCATCATCAAGCGGCTGCCACACGGCGCCTACATCGAGCTGCACCAGCCGCTTGGCCCCGTCGACGACCACGGCCACCCGATCCCGCTGGAATACCAGGGGGCTCCGCTACCCAAGCGCATGAACAAGCTGGGCTCGGCCGGATCACCCGGCCGGGGCAGCTTCCTCGTCGCGGATCCCCCAGCAGAGGACGCAGCACTACGCGAAGCGGACCACGCCGCCGAACAGCGTGCGCTCACCGCGTTGCGCGACCATCAGGAGGACATCTCCGGCTCACCCAACGGCGAGCACTAG
- a CDS encoding cytochrome c oxidase subunit 3 produces the protein MTSAVGTSGTAITSRVHSLNRPNMVSVGTIVWLSSELMFFAGLFAMYFTARAQAGGNWPPPPTELNLYQAVPVTLVLIASSFTCQMGVFAAERGDVFGLRRWYVVTFLMGLFFILGQAYEYFNLTSHGTTIPASAYGTVFYLATGFHGLHVTGGLIAFIVLLIRTGMSKFTPAQATATIVVSYYWHFVDIVWIALFAVIYFIR, from the coding sequence GTGACGAGCGCTGTAGGGACCTCGGGCACTGCGATCACGTCGCGCGTGCACTCACTGAATCGGCCCAACATGGTCAGTGTTGGCACCATCGTCTGGCTCTCCAGCGAGCTGATGTTCTTTGCTGGCCTGTTCGCGATGTATTTCACGGCGCGAGCGCAGGCCGGCGGGAACTGGCCGCCGCCGCCAACAGAGCTGAATCTCTACCAGGCGGTGCCGGTGACGCTGGTTCTGATCGCGTCCTCGTTCACCTGCCAGATGGGCGTGTTCGCCGCCGAGCGCGGCGACGTGTTCGGGCTACGCCGCTGGTATGTGGTCACCTTCCTGATGGGGCTGTTCTTCATCCTCGGTCAGGCCTACGAGTACTTCAATCTGACCAGTCACGGAACAACGATCCCCGCAAGCGCATACGGCACAGTGTTCTATCTGGCCACCGGCTTCCATGGACTGCACGTCACCGGCGGCCTTATCGCCTTCATCGTGCTGCTGATCCGCACCGGAATGAGCAAGTTCACGCCCGCGCAAGCCACCGCCACCATCGTTGTCTCGTACTACTGGCATTTCGTCGACATCGTGTGGATCGCGTTGTTCGCCGTGATCTATTTCATCCGATGA
- a CDS encoding MmpS family transport accessory protein, producing MSGPNPPGQGPEEPESAGEPSAESERVGDNGEEPDSGLDSDEALGHILDGGDIVPADHTGATDAYSRAYSAPESEQFTSGPYVPADLRLYDYDGYEESGPDDEPTAPRWPWVVGVVAIAAAIALVASVSLLVARRRTTEIATPATTSSTPVQDEITTTTTSSPLPPPPPPPPTEIPTATETQTVTVTPPPPPPPPPPPPETTAAPPETNTEAAPPPATTTTLVGPRQVTYSVTGTKAPGDIISVTYVDAAGRRRTQHNVYIPWSITVTPISQTDVGSVEASSLFRVSKLNCSITTSDGTVLSSNSNDGPQTSC from the coding sequence CGAAGAGCCCGATTCCGGCCTGGATTCCGACGAAGCTTTGGGGCACATCCTCGATGGCGGCGACATCGTGCCTGCGGACCATACCGGGGCGACCGACGCGTACTCACGGGCGTACTCGGCTCCCGAGTCCGAGCAGTTCACCAGCGGGCCTTATGTGCCGGCCGATCTCAGGCTCTATGACTACGACGGATATGAGGAGTCGGGGCCTGATGACGAACCGACTGCCCCGCGCTGGCCCTGGGTGGTTGGTGTGGTCGCCATTGCGGCTGCCATCGCCCTGGTGGCTTCGGTGTCGCTGCTTGTCGCGCGCAGGCGAACCACCGAAATCGCTACCCCCGCCACGACTTCCTCGACACCGGTGCAAGACGAAATCACAACCACAACCACCAGTTCGCCACTCCCACCGCCGCCACCACCGCCCCCCACCGAGATCCCAACCGCGACGGAGACCCAGACAGTGACAGTGACGCCGCCGCCTCCTCCGCCGCCCCCACCTCCACCTCCGGAGACCACCGCGGCGCCTCCAGAGACCAATACGGAGGCGGCGCCACCACCCGCCACGACCACCACTCTGGTCGGTCCCCGGCAAGTTACCTACTCGGTGACCGGCACCAAGGCCCCAGGAGACATCATTTCGGTGACCTACGTCGACGCCGCCGGCCGACGACGGACGCAACACAATGTGTACATCCCGTGGTCGATCACGGTCACACCGATCTCGCAAACTGACGTGGGCTCGGTCGAGGCCTCCAGCCTCTTCCGGGTCAGCAAGCTCAACTGTTCCATCACGACGAGCGACGGAACCGTGCTGTCATCGAACAGCAACGACGGACCACAGACGAGCTGCTGA
- a CDS encoding ubiquinol-cytochrome c reductase iron-sulfur subunit, with the protein MSDGSTPADGAQDGAGAVPQEPDEAALAAMSNEELVALGGRMDGVDTVYKEPRWPVENTKAEKRAARGVAIWLMLGGVFGLALLVVFLFWPWEFEPANSDGNFVYSLTTPLYGLTFGLSVLSIAIGAVLFQKRFIPEEISIQERHDGASREVDRKTVVANLTDAFEGSTIGRRKLIGLSFGMGMGAFGLGTLVAFIGGFIKNPWKPVVPTAEGKKAVLWTSGWTPRFHGETIYLARATGLEGGPPFIKMRPQDLDAGGMETVFPWRESDGDGTTVESHEKLQTIAMGIRNPVMLIRIKPADMGRVVKRKGQESFNFGELFAYTKVCSHLGCPSSLYEQQSYRILCPCHQSQFDALHFAKPIFGPAARALAQLPITIDTDGYLVANGDFVEPVGPAFWERTS; encoded by the coding sequence ATGAGCGACGGATCTACTCCGGCGGATGGGGCTCAGGACGGGGCTGGAGCCGTCCCACAAGAACCCGACGAAGCGGCACTGGCCGCGATGTCGAACGAGGAACTCGTCGCGCTGGGCGGTCGGATGGACGGTGTCGACACCGTCTACAAGGAGCCTCGCTGGCCTGTCGAGAACACCAAGGCCGAAAAGCGCGCCGCGCGCGGTGTTGCGATCTGGCTGATGCTCGGTGGCGTGTTCGGGCTGGCGTTGTTGGTGGTCTTCTTGTTCTGGCCATGGGAGTTCGAGCCGGCCAACAGTGACGGCAACTTCGTGTACTCGCTGACCACCCCGCTCTACGGCCTGACCTTCGGGCTCTCCGTCCTGTCGATCGCAATCGGCGCGGTGCTGTTCCAGAAACGGTTTATCCCAGAAGAGATTTCGATCCAAGAGCGCCATGACGGCGCTTCTCGCGAGGTCGACCGCAAGACCGTGGTGGCGAACCTGACAGACGCCTTCGAGGGCTCGACGATCGGACGCCGCAAGTTGATCGGGCTGTCCTTCGGCATGGGCATGGGCGCCTTCGGCCTCGGTACCTTGGTCGCGTTCATCGGTGGCTTCATCAAGAACCCGTGGAAGCCAGTCGTCCCCACGGCCGAGGGGAAAAAGGCCGTGCTCTGGACCTCCGGCTGGACCCCCCGCTTCCACGGCGAGACCATCTATCTAGCACGCGCCACGGGCTTGGAGGGCGGACCGCCGTTCATCAAGATGCGCCCGCAGGACCTCGACGCCGGCGGGATGGAGACCGTCTTTCCGTGGCGGGAGTCCGACGGTGACGGCACCACCGTCGAATCGCACGAAAAGCTACAGACCATTGCCATGGGCATCCGCAACCCCGTGATGCTCATCCGGATCAAACCTGCCGACATGGGCCGCGTGGTCAAGCGCAAGGGCCAGGAGAGCTTCAACTTCGGCGAGTTGTTCGCCTATACAAAGGTCTGCTCGCACTTGGGTTGCCCGTCGTCGCTCTACGAACAGCAGTCCTATCGGATCCTGTGCCCGTGCCATCAATCCCAGTTCGACGCATTGCATTTCGCCAAGCCGATATTCGGCCCGGCAGCGCGCGCACTGGCCCAACTGCCCATCACGATCGACACTGACGGCTATCTGGTCGCCAATGGCGACTTTGTCGAGCCCGTAGGACCGGCATTCTGGGAGCGCACCTCATGA